One stretch of Alcaligenes aquatilis DNA includes these proteins:
- a CDS encoding VTT domain-containing protein, which yields MPDLLSMILHIDQYLGVWVEQYGAWIYLVLFLIIFGETGLVVLPFLPGDSLLFIAGAFGASGMLDPVMLGGLLIVAAVLGNTVNYHVGRYIGPKVFTQESRFLDRRALVKTHAFYEKHGGKTIVISRFLPLFRTFAPFVAGVGHMNAWRFQMYNMTGAVLWICSLITLGYFFGNVPFIKAHLNTIVLIGIAAAAVPVVAGALWKIFKRKSKGDAAL from the coding sequence ATGCCCGATTTACTCAGCATGATCCTTCATATTGACCAATACCTGGGGGTGTGGGTCGAGCAGTATGGGGCCTGGATTTATCTTGTTCTGTTCTTGATTATATTTGGCGAGACCGGGCTTGTGGTTCTGCCTTTCCTGCCGGGCGATTCCTTGCTGTTTATTGCTGGAGCCTTTGGCGCTTCGGGCATGCTGGACCCGGTGATGCTCGGTGGCCTGCTGATCGTGGCGGCGGTGCTGGGCAATACCGTGAACTATCACGTGGGGCGGTATATAGGCCCGAAAGTCTTTACCCAGGAATCCCGATTCCTGGATCGCCGTGCGCTGGTCAAAACCCATGCTTTCTATGAAAAGCATGGTGGCAAGACCATCGTCATTTCCCGCTTCCTGCCTCTGTTCCGTACCTTCGCGCCTTTTGTGGCGGGAGTGGGGCACATGAATGCCTGGCGCTTTCAGATGTACAACATGACAGGCGCGGTTTTATGGATTTGCAGCTTGATTACGCTGGGCTACTTCTTTGGTAACGTGCCTTTCATCAAGGCGCATTTGAATACTATCGTGCTGATTGGTATTGCGGCTGCCGCGGTGCCTGTTGTGGCCGGGGCCTTGTGGAAGATCTTCAAACGCAAGAGCAAGGGTGATGCCGCTTTATAG
- the mutL gene encoding DNA mismatch repair endonuclease MutL has protein sequence MSSRRRIIPLPDLLVSQIAAGEVIERPASVLKELLENAIDAGASAIEIRLDGGGIRRISVSDDGHGITQEELPLALLQHATSKIRSLEELESVASMGFRGEALPSIASVARLTINSRTQDDPHAWEYSLGQSEPQPASGQIGTHVDVRQLFDEIPARRKFLRTEGTEYGHCVTALERIALAQPQIAFRLFHNDKPQRHWRSGTLEQRLLDILGKEFIEQSLPVAQEQGLISLRGLVIHPAHARPSGDKQFLFVNGRFVRDRTVSHAIRSAYADVLHGDRQPAYALFLDIAPSTLDVNVHPAKHEVRFRDSGAVYRFVLQSVGQTLAQGSMAGETPIAAMPLPEGATQPQAPETPYPSPVPGAAGGSYTSGEPAMPYSHPARQGWQSSFNMREPSGGGADWKSMYRPIEPVSSNTPVTDYQSDTDSPTDEFPLGMALGQLHGIYILSETRQGMILVDMHAAHERVVYEQLKQALDGRELPRQDLLVPVVFGCSESDIALLDEHQETLAELGLSMSPAGPTTMAVRAVPALLAQGDIESLARAVLRDLAQVGSSRHLDEQRNELLSTMACHGAVRANRRLSIPEMNALLRKMEQTDRADLCNHGRPTWFQWKLSELDKLFMRGQ, from the coding sequence ATGTCATCAAGACGCCGTATTATCCCACTCCCTGACTTGCTTGTAAGCCAAATTGCAGCCGGTGAGGTTATTGAGCGCCCGGCATCTGTGCTGAAGGAACTGCTGGAAAACGCCATTGACGCCGGTGCCAGTGCCATCGAAATTCGTCTGGACGGCGGCGGTATCCGCCGCATCTCTGTCAGCGACGATGGTCACGGCATCACGCAAGAAGAATTGCCCTTGGCGCTGCTGCAACATGCCACCAGCAAGATTCGCTCGCTCGAAGAGTTGGAGTCTGTGGCGTCCATGGGCTTTCGGGGTGAGGCCCTGCCCTCGATTGCCTCGGTCGCCCGTCTGACGATCAATTCGCGCACCCAGGACGACCCACACGCCTGGGAGTACTCGCTAGGCCAAAGTGAACCTCAACCGGCCTCTGGGCAGATCGGCACGCATGTGGATGTACGCCAGCTCTTTGACGAGATCCCCGCCCGTCGCAAGTTTCTGCGTACGGAAGGCACGGAGTACGGCCATTGCGTGACTGCGCTGGAGCGCATTGCCCTGGCACAGCCACAAATCGCTTTTCGCCTGTTTCACAATGACAAACCCCAGCGCCACTGGCGCAGTGGCACGCTGGAACAGCGCCTGCTGGATATCTTGGGCAAAGAGTTTATTGAGCAAAGCCTGCCCGTCGCCCAGGAACAAGGCCTGATCAGCTTGCGTGGTCTGGTGATTCACCCTGCCCACGCTCGCCCAAGTGGAGACAAGCAGTTCCTGTTTGTGAATGGCCGCTTTGTGCGCGATCGTACCGTGTCTCATGCCATACGCAGTGCGTATGCCGATGTGCTGCATGGGGATCGCCAACCCGCCTATGCCCTGTTTCTGGACATTGCCCCCTCCACACTGGATGTAAACGTACACCCGGCCAAGCACGAAGTCCGCTTCCGTGACAGTGGTGCCGTGTACCGCTTTGTGCTGCAATCCGTGGGACAAACCTTGGCGCAAGGCAGTATGGCCGGTGAAACGCCTATTGCCGCCATGCCTTTGCCTGAAGGTGCCACCCAGCCCCAAGCGCCAGAGACACCCTACCCTTCCCCCGTTCCTGGCGCAGCAGGCGGCTCCTATACCAGCGGCGAACCCGCCATGCCATATAGCCATCCGGCTCGCCAAGGCTGGCAATCCAGCTTCAACATGCGCGAACCTTCCGGAGGTGGTGCAGACTGGAAAAGCATGTACCGCCCGATTGAGCCTGTTTCCAGCAACACCCCCGTCACCGACTATCAAAGCGACACGGATAGCCCGACCGACGAATTTCCCTTGGGCATGGCGCTGGGCCAATTGCACGGTATCTACATTCTGTCGGAAACCCGTCAAGGCATGATTCTGGTGGACATGCACGCCGCCCACGAACGTGTGGTCTACGAACAGTTAAAGCAGGCGCTGGATGGTCGTGAGCTACCTCGCCAAGACTTGCTGGTCCCCGTGGTCTTTGGCTGCTCGGAAAGCGATATCGCTTTACTGGATGAGCATCAGGAGACCCTGGCCGAGCTGGGTCTGAGCATGAGCCCGGCAGGCCCCACCACGATGGCCGTGCGCGCCGTCCCTGCCCTCCTGGCGCAAGGCGATATCGAATCCCTGGCCCGTGCCGTGCTGCGCGATCTGGCCCAGGTAGGCTCGTCACGCCATCTGGATGAACAGCGCAACGAACTACTCTCGACCATGGCCTGCCATGGTGCGGTACGTGCCAATCGCCGCCTGAGCATTCCCGAGATGAACGCTTTGCTCCGCAAGATGGAACAAACTGATCGGGCCGACCTGTGCAATCACGGCCGCCCCACCTGGTTCCAATGGAAGCTCAGCGAGCTGGACAAACTTTTTATGCGTGGACAATGA
- the miaA gene encoding tRNA (adenosine(37)-N6)-dimethylallyltransferase MiaA — protein sequence MNDLPILCLAGPTASGKSASTHTLAQHWPIEVIVMDSATIYRDMDIGTAKPSAEEQAAIPHHLLDIRDPVESYSAAEFATDATRLIQEIQARGHYPVLCGGTMLYYKALREGLNDLPQADPAIRQQLDERAQEIGWPGMHAELTRIDPVTAARLAPRDSQRIQRALEIFHISGKTMSDWLKDKAQPQEGSHRYVTLSLEPEDRSWLHKRIAVRYQDMIKQGLLQEVEKLYQRPDLHPGLPSIRCVGYRQLWSYLDGEVSLDLAIEQAIAATRQLAKRQLTWLRSEPERQQFNCQNPQAAEQIVQAARQIWPA from the coding sequence ATGAACGATTTACCCATTCTGTGCCTGGCCGGCCCGACGGCCAGCGGCAAAAGCGCAAGCACGCACACCTTGGCGCAACACTGGCCAATTGAAGTGATTGTGATGGACTCGGCCACGATTTATCGTGACATGGATATTGGCACCGCCAAGCCCAGCGCCGAAGAACAAGCGGCCATTCCCCACCACTTACTGGATATTCGCGACCCAGTTGAAAGTTATTCGGCGGCGGAATTCGCCACCGATGCCACCCGACTGATTCAGGAGATTCAGGCACGCGGGCATTATCCCGTCCTATGTGGCGGCACCATGCTGTATTACAAAGCCTTGCGTGAGGGCTTGAACGACTTGCCACAGGCCGACCCTGCCATTCGCCAGCAACTGGATGAACGCGCCCAGGAAATTGGCTGGCCCGGCATGCACGCGGAACTGACCCGCATCGACCCGGTAACAGCCGCCCGACTGGCTCCACGCGATAGCCAGCGCATTCAACGTGCGCTGGAGATTTTCCATATCAGCGGCAAAACCATGAGCGACTGGCTCAAGGACAAGGCCCAGCCTCAAGAAGGCAGCCATCGGTACGTCACCCTGAGCCTGGAACCGGAAGACCGATCCTGGCTGCATAAACGTATTGCGGTTCGCTATCAAGACATGATCAAACAAGGGCTGCTGCAGGAAGTAGAGAAGCTTTATCAGCGCCCTGACTTGCATCCCGGCCTGCCCTCTATTCGTTGTGTGGGCTATCGGCAACTGTGGTCGTATCTGGACGGCGAAGTCAGCCTGGACCTGGCCATTGAACAGGCTATTGCCGCGACTCGCCAACTGGCCAAACGCCAATTGACCTGGCTGCGATCCGAACCCGAGCGTCAGCAATTCAACTGCCAGAACCCGCAAGCCGCCGAGCAGATTGTGCAAGCGGCACGCCAGATCTGGCCAGCTTGA
- a CDS encoding NCS1 family nucleobase:cation symporter-1, with translation MEHSDLSLKDPHPSLHNEDLAPLPRQKRLWGWFEIFNVWSNDIQSLFGYTLAATLFISYGLNGWAVFAGILLAGFIVMGLVNLSGKPSVLYGVPYPVIARISMGVKGAKFPALVRGIVAIFWYGVQTYFASTALALLFNALLGHPGGALFLGLDWVGWLSYIVVCVLQLGIFLMGMKWITRFLNWAGPLVYLVMFALLAVIWYKAGSGLLDKVGEIFAGKGTYEGGPLMAFGAVVGTMVAYFAAVVINYGDFSRFVKDERSMRIGNFMGLPVSLAVFSFLALFITAGTAVLFGETLTNPTDIVDRVDSLVLTVIAALTFFAATVGINLVANFIPPAFDLANLKPELISAKMGGILTAVIAFFIGALWLPLISAIGITGFVDTLGALLAPLYGIMIVDFYLIRRQRVVVSDLFSLKESGAYYFQNGWNKRAMIAFFLAAVFSVATVWVPALANMAGYGWLIGALLGGAFQYLAMRTQIQPKLNGASV, from the coding sequence ATGGAGCATAGCGATTTATCCTTGAAGGACCCGCATCCATCCTTGCATAACGAGGATCTGGCGCCTTTGCCGCGACAAAAACGTTTGTGGGGCTGGTTCGAGATTTTCAACGTCTGGTCCAACGATATTCAAAGTCTGTTTGGCTATACCCTGGCCGCCACCTTGTTTATTTCTTATGGTCTGAATGGCTGGGCCGTGTTTGCCGGCATCTTGCTGGCCGGTTTTATTGTGATGGGCCTGGTGAACCTGAGCGGTAAACCCAGCGTGTTGTATGGCGTTCCCTATCCTGTGATCGCCCGTATCAGCATGGGGGTGAAGGGCGCCAAGTTTCCTGCCCTGGTACGCGGGATTGTGGCTATCTTCTGGTACGGCGTGCAGACCTATTTTGCCTCTACCGCCTTGGCTTTGTTGTTCAATGCCTTGCTCGGCCACCCCGGAGGTGCTCTGTTCCTGGGGCTGGATTGGGTGGGCTGGTTGTCTTACATCGTGGTCTGTGTCTTGCAACTGGGTATTTTTCTGATGGGCATGAAGTGGATTACGCGCTTCCTGAATTGGGCAGGTCCCTTGGTGTACCTGGTGATGTTCGCGCTGCTGGCGGTGATTTGGTACAAGGCAGGCAGCGGTCTGCTTGATAAAGTAGGCGAGATTTTTGCCGGTAAGGGCACTTATGAAGGCGGCCCCTTGATGGCCTTTGGTGCGGTGGTGGGGACCATGGTGGCGTACTTTGCCGCTGTCGTGATCAATTACGGTGACTTCTCGCGTTTTGTGAAAGACGAGCGCAGCATGCGTATCGGTAACTTCATGGGCTTGCCCGTCAGTCTGGCCGTGTTCTCCTTCCTGGCCTTGTTCATTACCGCTGGTACGGCTGTGCTGTTTGGTGAAACCTTGACCAACCCCACCGATATTGTGGATCGTGTCGATAGCCTGGTTCTGACGGTCATTGCGGCTTTGACCTTCTTTGCCGCCACCGTCGGTATCAACCTGGTGGCGAACTTCATTCCGCCTGCTTTTGACCTGGCCAATCTGAAGCCCGAGCTGATCTCCGCCAAGATGGGCGGTATTCTGACTGCTGTCATTGCTTTCTTTATCGGTGCTCTGTGGCTGCCCTTGATCAGCGCCATCGGGATCACCGGCTTTGTGGATACCTTGGGCGCCTTGCTGGCCCCCTTGTACGGCATCATGATTGTGGACTTTTACTTGATTCGCAGACAGCGGGTGGTGGTGTCGGATCTGTTCTCCCTGAAAGAAAGTGGTGCCTACTACTTCCAGAATGGTTGGAACAAGCGTGCCATGATCGCTTTTTTCCTGGCGGCTGTGTTCTCGGTGGCGACGGTGTGGGTACCCGCACTGGCGAATATGGCCGGTTATGGTTGGTTGATTGGTGCCTTGTTGGGCGGTGCGTTCCAGTACCTGGCGATGCGCACTCAAATCCAGCCCAAGCTGAACGGCGCTTCGGTGTAA
- the purM gene encoding phosphoribosylformylglycinamidine cyclo-ligase gives MKNTTSVSLTYRDAGVDIDAGDALVDRIKPLAAKTMRAGVMAGIGGFGALFEVPTHLKEPVLVSGTDGVGTKLRLAFDWQRHDTVGIDLVAMSVNDILVQGAEPLYFLDYFACGKLSVDTAAQVVGGIAKGCELSACALIGGETAEMPGMYPEGEYDLAGFAVGAVEKSRIIDGKSIVPGDVVLGLASSGAHSNGYSLIRKILKHANAKPTDELDGRPLADVVMEPTRIYVKSVLAALAAHGADIKGLAHITGGGLLENVPRILQKHLTARLKRDSWTMPALFQWLQSNGNVADEEMYRVFNCGIGMIIIVPADKAEAISATLSEQGETVYQLGEILERQEGQAQTEVV, from the coding sequence ATGAAAAACACTACTTCTGTTTCCTTGACCTACCGCGATGCAGGCGTGGATATCGACGCGGGCGATGCCCTGGTCGATCGTATTAAACCACTGGCTGCCAAAACCATGCGTGCAGGCGTCATGGCTGGAATCGGAGGCTTTGGCGCTTTGTTTGAAGTGCCTACCCACCTTAAAGAGCCCGTTCTGGTGTCCGGCACCGACGGTGTTGGTACCAAACTACGCCTGGCATTTGACTGGCAGCGCCACGACACTGTGGGTATAGACCTGGTGGCCATGAGTGTCAACGACATTCTAGTCCAGGGCGCAGAACCCTTGTACTTTCTGGATTATTTTGCCTGCGGCAAGCTGTCAGTCGATACGGCGGCTCAAGTGGTGGGTGGCATTGCCAAGGGTTGTGAACTGTCCGCTTGCGCCCTGATCGGTGGCGAAACGGCAGAGATGCCCGGCATGTACCCCGAAGGCGAATACGACCTGGCCGGTTTTGCGGTGGGTGCGGTGGAGAAATCGCGCATTATCGACGGCAAGTCCATTGTCCCCGGTGACGTGGTTCTGGGCCTGGCATCCAGCGGTGCTCACTCCAATGGCTACTCTTTGATTCGCAAGATTCTCAAGCACGCCAATGCCAAGCCTACCGACGAGCTGGATGGCCGTCCTTTGGCTGACGTGGTTATGGAACCCACCCGCATTTACGTGAAATCCGTGCTGGCCGCCTTGGCTGCCCACGGTGCAGACATCAAGGGCTTGGCTCACATCACGGGCGGCGGTTTGCTGGAGAACGTGCCACGCATTCTGCAAAAGCACCTGACTGCCCGCCTGAAGCGCGATTCCTGGACCATGCCTGCCTTGTTCCAGTGGTTGCAAAGCAACGGTAACGTGGCCGACGAAGAAATGTACCGCGTGTTCAACTGTGGTATTGGCATGATCATCATCGTTCCTGCAGACAAGGCAGAGGCCATCAGCGCCACCTTGTCCGAGCAAGGTGAAACCGTCTACCAACTGGGCGAAATCCTGGAACGTCAGGAAGGTCAGGCGCAGACTGAAGTGGTCTGA
- the hda gene encoding DnaA regulatory inactivator Hda translates to MTEQLILDISPAPPASLDNFVAGANQAALQALRQCSPGRAVYLWGPPGAGRTHLLRAMASQDDSRYFSSDTPSQPIFDIATDDKAPPSLLAIDDIERFDKHGQAAVFALYNRWRESATRPDAFTLLVSGDRAPKTMSVREDLRTRLGWDLVFRLEYLSDAHRAEAMQQRAAARGLQLQAEVLSWILTHYDRDMNRLSALIDALDNYSLVKKRPITLPLLKELLANSQTQSSS, encoded by the coding sequence ATGACCGAGCAACTGATTCTGGATATATCTCCAGCACCGCCTGCCTCTTTGGACAACTTTGTTGCCGGAGCGAATCAGGCTGCGTTGCAGGCTCTGCGTCAGTGCAGTCCAGGACGCGCGGTTTACCTGTGGGGACCACCCGGCGCAGGTCGAACACATCTGCTGCGGGCGATGGCCAGTCAAGACGACAGCCGCTATTTTAGTTCAGATACTCCCTCCCAGCCCATCTTTGACATCGCCACGGATGACAAAGCTCCTCCCAGCCTCTTGGCCATCGACGATATCGAACGTTTTGACAAGCACGGACAGGCTGCCGTATTTGCACTGTACAATCGCTGGCGCGAGTCGGCCACCCGGCCCGACGCCTTCACGCTGCTGGTCTCCGGCGACCGGGCACCCAAAACCATGTCAGTACGCGAGGACTTGCGAACACGACTGGGCTGGGACCTGGTATTCAGACTGGAATACCTGTCGGACGCCCACCGGGCCGAAGCCATGCAACAGCGGGCCGCTGCCCGTGGGCTGCAACTGCAAGCGGAAGTGCTCAGTTGGATACTGACTCACTACGATCGCGATATGAACCGCTTGAGCGCACTGATCGATGCGCTGGACAACTATTCACTGGTAAAGAAACGCCCCATCACTTTACCCCTGCTCAAAGAACTTCTGGCCAACAGCCAGACCCAATCTTCTAGTTGA
- a CDS encoding HAD family hydrolase — translation MTASSFIALFDLDHTLLPLDSDYQWADFLARTGRVGDPAEAIRLNEDLMERYNQGLLTAEESAEFMLGLLTNASQEELLAWQDEFMQAVILPSISPAARELLAQHQDQGHLVAIVTATNEFVTRPIAAALDVDHLIATTPEMKDGRYTGKISGVPSFQAGKITRVEQWLQTMGKSLADFERSWFYSDSPNDLPLMEVVTDPVATNPSDKLRAVATERNWLVIDLFADMMDSKS, via the coding sequence ATGACTGCTTCTTCTTTTATTGCCCTGTTTGATCTGGACCACACTCTGCTTCCTTTAGATAGCGATTACCAGTGGGCTGACTTCCTGGCCCGTACTGGCCGCGTCGGTGACCCCGCCGAAGCCATCCGTCTGAATGAAGACCTGATGGAACGCTATAACCAGGGATTATTGACGGCCGAAGAATCGGCCGAATTCATGTTGGGCCTGCTCACCAACGCCAGCCAGGAAGAGTTGCTGGCCTGGCAAGACGAATTCATGCAGGCCGTGATCCTGCCCTCGATCAGCCCCGCTGCCCGCGAGCTGCTGGCCCAGCATCAGGACCAGGGCCATCTGGTAGCGATTGTGACGGCCACCAACGAATTTGTGACGCGTCCCATTGCCGCTGCACTGGACGTAGACCACTTGATCGCCACTACCCCTGAAATGAAAGATGGCCGCTACACCGGCAAGATCAGCGGTGTGCCCAGCTTTCAGGCTGGCAAGATTACCCGTGTGGAGCAATGGCTCCAAACCATGGGCAAATCTCTGGCTGACTTCGAGCGCAGCTGGTTCTACAGCGATTCGCCCAATGATCTGCCCCTGATGGAAGTGGTGACCGACCCTGTGGCGACCAACCCCAGCGACAAGCTGCGCGCCGTGGCGACCGAACGTAATTGGCTCGTCATCGATTTGTTCGCTGACATGATGGACAGCAAATCGTAA
- the pcnB gene encoding polynucleotide adenylyltransferase PcnB, with protein MLKRTIKTFVDRLLKPAKSARPKGPRRYTREEHGIDRRLVSRHAIKVCEVLNHEGYQAYVVGGAVRDLLVGLEPKDFDVATNATPEQIRPLFRRARIIGRRFRLVHVVFGQEIIETSTFRADDSGKQTDEHGRILRDNEYGTIEDDAARRDFTLNALYYDPLTETVIDYHNGVADLKDRQVRIIGDAQTRYREDPVRMLRAVRFASKLDATIEPTTDAPIRSLSRLIENVPESRLADETLKLLNCGHAMDCIQRLQALGLHSKLLPMVEPVQRLPGGSEFLDMALARTDTRVRAGKSVSPSFIYACLLWKLVKQEWDRRSAQDMHPQQALLEAADLILEKQSRIMPIQKRFQSDMREIWFMQPRFERIANRAIWRMTEQPRFRAAVDFLQLRAEAKEIDSVQAQWWMDLADAGDEERSAMIAVRKPAGTAATGSRSGQRRTRRRRSNAKRSNSAGANES; from the coding sequence ATGCTCAAGCGAACAATAAAAACATTTGTCGACCGGCTGCTCAAACCAGCCAAAAGCGCGCGTCCCAAAGGGCCGCGCCGCTACACACGTGAAGAACATGGCATAGACCGGCGTCTGGTCTCACGTCATGCCATCAAAGTGTGCGAAGTGCTGAACCACGAAGGCTATCAAGCCTATGTCGTGGGCGGCGCGGTGCGCGATTTGCTGGTGGGCCTGGAACCCAAGGACTTTGACGTGGCCACCAACGCCACGCCCGAGCAAATCCGCCCCCTGTTCCGTCGCGCCCGCATTATTGGCCGCCGCTTCCGCCTGGTTCACGTGGTGTTTGGCCAGGAAATTATCGAAACCTCGACCTTCCGGGCTGACGATAGCGGCAAGCAGACCGACGAACATGGCCGGATCCTGCGAGACAACGAGTACGGCACCATCGAAGACGATGCTGCCCGCCGTGATTTCACGCTGAACGCGCTTTACTACGATCCTCTGACCGAAACCGTCATCGACTACCACAACGGGGTGGCCGATCTGAAAGACCGTCAGGTACGTATTATTGGTGATGCGCAAACCCGCTATCGTGAAGACCCGGTCCGCATGCTACGCGCCGTGCGCTTTGCCTCCAAGCTGGATGCCACCATCGAACCCACGACCGACGCGCCGATTCGTTCCTTGTCGCGCCTGATCGAGAACGTGCCCGAATCCCGTCTGGCTGACGAAACCCTCAAGCTGCTGAACTGCGGCCACGCCATGGATTGCATCCAGCGCCTGCAAGCCTTGGGCCTGCACAGCAAGCTCTTGCCCATGGTGGAGCCGGTGCAGCGCCTGCCCGGTGGCTCGGAGTTTCTGGATATGGCCCTGGCCCGTACCGATACCCGCGTTCGCGCCGGTAAATCGGTCAGCCCCAGCTTTATCTATGCCTGCCTGCTCTGGAAGCTGGTCAAGCAGGAGTGGGACCGACGCAGCGCTCAGGACATGCATCCCCAGCAAGCCTTGCTGGAGGCCGCCGACCTAATCCTGGAAAAACAAAGCCGCATCATGCCGATTCAAAAGCGCTTCCAGTCGGATATGCGCGAAATCTGGTTCATGCAGCCCCGTTTTGAACGCATCGCCAATCGCGCCATCTGGCGCATGACGGAACAACCTCGTTTCCGTGCCGCTGTGGACTTTTTACAACTACGCGCCGAAGCCAAAGAGATCGATAGCGTACAGGCACAATGGTGGATGGATCTGGCTGATGCGGGCGATGAAGAGCGCAGCGCCATGATCGCCGTGCGCAAACCTGCTGGCACCGCCGCCACTGGCTCGCGCAGTGGTCAGCGCCGCACACGTCGTCGCCGCTCCAATGCCAAGCGCAGCAACTCAGCAGGCGCAAACGAATCGTGA
- the folK gene encoding 2-amino-4-hydroxy-6-hydroxymethyldihydropteridine diphosphokinase has product MGANLGEARQTLETAAAELAATPGIQDLTLAHFYSTAPVDSSGPDYVNTVVRFTCTLAPENLLDRLQHIEQEHGRTRLYRNAPRTLDLDLLLYGQEQINTERLIVPHPRMHERAFVLVPLADLAPELELAQGHISTLLDSVKDQGIWRLD; this is encoded by the coding sequence ATGGGCGCAAATCTGGGTGAGGCACGGCAAACTCTGGAAACAGCAGCGGCTGAACTGGCCGCTACTCCCGGTATTCAGGATCTGACGCTGGCCCATTTCTACAGCACGGCTCCCGTCGATTCCAGTGGCCCGGATTACGTCAATACTGTCGTCCGCTTCACCTGCACCCTGGCTCCCGAGAATTTGCTGGACCGTCTGCAACACATCGAACAAGAGCACGGCCGCACACGCCTGTACCGTAATGCACCCCGTACCCTGGATCTGGACTTGCTGCTTTACGGGCAAGAGCAGATCAATACGGAACGGCTGATCGTGCCACATCCCCGCATGCACGAGCGTGCCTTTGTGCTGGTTCCACTGGCCGATCTGGCTCCTGAACTTGAACTGGCCCAAGGCCACATAAGCACCCTGCTGGACTCGGTGAAAGACCAGGGCATCTGGCGCCTGGACTAA
- a CDS encoding MFS transporter produces the protein MNTSSLSMAGQPGKRQSWLAVGAVGLATFSVVTTEMLPVGLLTSIADSLQTSTGTAGLLISLPALLAALFAPLVVLASGGVDRRRILCGLLALLVVANIASALAPSIVWMLAARVLVGFCMGGIWAIAGGLASRLVPTQSVGLATSIIFGGVAAASVLGVPLGALMGDLLGWRWAFGGMALLSALVLIFHLAVIPPLSVSCSTTWRQFVEQFGNRRLWFGLLLTLMLVAGHFSAFTFVRPLLLSVSGIGSEWIGGLLFAYGVAGIVGNFLIGISAAQRTEASLMAIALGISITALLFLTVGGSPLGGGVILLLWGLAYGGVSVGLMSWMMKAAANAVEVATALYVAVFNIGIALGSWLGGQFVDAYGLSANLGLAGLASFVVFLLLFGIILRHKSCAKKQGSD, from the coding sequence ATGAATACCTCTTCTCTATCCATGGCCGGGCAGCCCGGCAAGCGGCAGTCCTGGTTGGCGGTTGGCGCTGTTGGCTTGGCCACCTTTTCAGTGGTCACCACAGAAATGTTGCCCGTAGGTTTGTTGACCTCCATTGCAGACAGCTTGCAGACCTCTACGGGGACGGCTGGTTTGTTGATTTCCTTACCTGCCTTATTGGCCGCTTTGTTTGCGCCGCTGGTAGTGCTAGCTTCTGGTGGCGTGGATAGGCGACGCATCCTGTGCGGTTTGCTGGCCTTGTTGGTGGTGGCCAATATTGCGTCTGCCCTGGCTCCCAGCATTGTCTGGATGCTGGCTGCCCGTGTACTGGTCGGCTTTTGCATGGGAGGGATCTGGGCCATTGCAGGTGGTTTGGCCTCTCGTCTGGTTCCGACTCAGTCTGTGGGGTTGGCAACCTCGATCATCTTCGGTGGGGTCGCCGCGGCTTCTGTATTGGGCGTGCCCTTAGGCGCCTTGATGGGCGATCTGCTTGGGTGGCGTTGGGCCTTTGGCGGCATGGCGCTATTGAGCGCTTTGGTGCTGATCTTCCATCTGGCCGTGATTCCTCCTCTGTCTGTGTCGTGCTCGACCACATGGCGTCAGTTCGTCGAGCAATTTGGCAATCGGCGGTTATGGTTTGGCTTGCTGCTGACCTTGATGCTGGTTGCGGGGCATTTCAGCGCGTTTACCTTTGTGCGTCCTCTTTTGCTGTCTGTTTCGGGCATAGGCTCTGAATGGATAGGGGGCTTGTTGTTCGCTTATGGTGTGGCCGGGATTGTGGGCAATTTCCTGATCGGGATTTCGGCGGCGCAACGCACTGAAGCCAGCTTGATGGCGATAGCGTTGGGTATAAGCATCACTGCTTTGCTTTTCTTGACAGTGGGTGGTTCACCGCTGGGTGGAGGTGTGATTTTGCTGCTTTGGGGCCTGGCCTATGGCGGGGTGTCGGTTGGGCTGATGAGCTGGATGATGAAGGCTGCAGCCAATGCTGTTGAGGTCGCCACTGCGTTGTACGTAGCTGTCTTCAATATCGGCATAGCGCTTGGCTCCTGGCTGGGTGGGCAGTTTGTGGACGCCTATGGCTTGAGTGCAAATCTGGGGCTGGCTGGCCTGGCCTCTTTTGTTGTGTTTTTGCTGCTGTTCGGAATAATTTTGCGACATAAAAGCTGTGCGAAAAAACAGGGCTCAGACTGA